A stretch of DNA from Anthonomus grandis grandis chromosome 22, icAntGran1.3, whole genome shotgun sequence:
ATTACGCATAGCAAGCAATCCCTAGCCTAAAACCTAAGTAGCgaggaaattaatattttttaaacgtatttacTTTAGTGCAGTAATGACGCATCTTGTAGTCAAAATAACGGTGGCACTCATGGTATCCAGTTAATTGGATTTTCTAATGAAAGTGcaaatcatttatatatttttttctgaagcaTCAAGTATTGCAGAAACCCTTGAACAAAGTAAAGAACGTCTTCGTGTACTGCAAGCCCCTTGGCAAACAGAAATAGAGGCTATTGGTAAGCATTTTTATGCTAAAAACACTAAATTTCctcactgattttttttgttatacagCAAAGCGTAAAAGAGTGATTAAAGAACTTATTAGAAGACACGACAAAGCACGCAAAGACTTTTTAAGCAGATTCAACAGATTATATCCCGAATGTAAGCAACTGTACGAGGATatatgaaaaagtttttttttaattctcttttctACTTCAGATCGCGTGGATCCGAGGGCGAATCACTCAATAACTCACTTGAAGtattataaaagacaaattCGTAAGTCCGAGCATATCCGAACAAGTTTATATTACGTTTGAGTTTAGGTTCTCTTTTAGGTGATCAATATTATCGCAACATGCATGAGCCATCGAGTGTATGGATGGGTAAGAAATTCATTATGATTAACACCATTTTAATGGAATTTTCAATAGATCCGCTGGATATGGCCATGGATCTGGAACCAGAGAGAAGACCACGAGTGGATGAACCATTATATATggatttttttggtaaaaacttGCTCAACAACCATTTGAAcgcttttatataaaaatttgaaccTAATATACTAAATATACCTATATACTAATATACAAAATGGCAACccttcaaaatcttattttttgcaTTCCTGTTTTcttcagatataatttgtttgtaaagtTTGAACTGGAATTTGACAGGGGACCTTTACTTAAAAGTGTTGGAAAATTTAACTGATCCTTGAGATTATTGCAGACAATCTTCATGAATTTGGTTTGGAAACCAAATGTTTGCCTCACATTATTTGACTAATACTTATCGGTGGATTGGTCATCGAAGTCCTACCGAGTGGCCAGCCAAATCGCCCGATCTTACACCCctggactttttttattttatttgaaacaaaaaatctACGTCACCCAGCCAGAATCTATTTTCGATCTacgtcaaagaataattgatgcatgTCGCAATATTGATGTTAGCACTTTTCAAAATGTTCGTAAAGAGTTTtcgaataaattatttaactgtcttgaagttaatggtgcacattttcaacatcttttattaagtttaattaatttaaatggaaataaaaatgcgaaaaaataagattttgaaagacgtcccgccgccattttgaaatatGAGCTAGGGGCCAAAAAGtgtaccaaattttaaatatttatataaacccATGCAAAATATAAGAGGGAGACGGgggggacaattaagagccgcactctATATATCATTACTGTTTTTTAATAGGTCGCGACCAGTATGGATTGTATCACCCACACTACAAGGGGGATGGTAAgcatgcattttaaaatatcagtgaACAAGTTAATTAACATCTTCCCGTTTTCCAGTCGGCGTGGGTATCATATATCCTGTCAAACTGAGAGGCAGACCTAGAGCGAGTAAGAGGCATTTGTTTGATTTGCTTTAAGTGactaaaatatgatattttttaggCTCTCCTTACGCCTATGACAGCAGTGGATCTCATCAGGGTCCTTTTAGGGGTAAGGGTAACTCATagtgaaatttttatttggctctcttgtattTTATCCTTCTTAGTTCCTCAAGCACCTGCTAGAggtagaaagagaaaaaaaacggAAAGTGAGTATGGTAAAAatcttaagaattatttttctagtatgTATGCTAAAGCAGAATCCTCGTCtggtaaatattaattaatagaaatgtttatatatatttatatctaacTTACCCTATGTTTATTGCAGAAGAAAAGAACCCCCTGAGAAACAAGCCATATAGTAAGTGTTTTTTATAATAGCAACAGTTTCTATTGCCTTTTAGAAGCATATATTCATTTCCCCATAGAGAGCACAGGTCCTGAGAAAGTTGACGACTTCTGGAACAGACCATCAACATCTGGAACCAGCAATCAGCATAATATCCAACACGTCCACGAAATGTTCTGTGGACATTGCCACACTGTGCCGTCACAATCAAAAGGTAACTTAAACTAAAACAGGAAAGAGAAAGATACTgacatatattttaaagaatctgTTTCAGCAACTGATAATCGTCAAGATAATGGACAGCCGTCAGCTACTGTTACTAGCCAAGGTATTTTTACAATCACAGGTTCACCCTATTGAGTTAAatcattcttttattttcagAAGCTCTTCAGCAACCTGATGTGAACCAAGTCATCCCTCTGGAACTTCAGGAACCGGTTATCAGTTGGCCTCCAATCCAGCCATTTGAAGGTAACTCAATAAGaaccttttaattaaatttgattctTACTTTGGTCATATATTATAATcattaaatacatatttgttcaatgattttttagtaaatttgaatagtgaattgaatatatattttctgcaaaaacattgttttttatcaaaacaacccttacccccccacccacctcAAACATTTgctcagtaagaaattcttttgaaaaatcatcggttttcgtccataatatccaatctaataacgttgtttttatactaaatatttacatataaaattataacaaatttaaataaacagtgctattaaattaaatatttaatatatattttctgcaaaaacattgtttttttatcaacacaacccttacccccccacccatcccaaatatttgcccagtaagaaattcttttgaaaaatcaccggtTTTCGTCtataatattcaatctaataacgctgtttttatgataaatatttattattatatatattatatataataatataattatataattatatcaacgTTAAACAAACacactgtgttattagattaatgACAAAACCAGCTATTATTTATGCGtcttattttggaaaacaatgatttttgaaacaaatttcttactggtaagtagtgtggggtgggtggggggctaagggtatgattaaagaaaaactttttttttttacagaaaataattgcctgagaaaaaaatgtttttttttaagaaaactataggtgataaaaaatctatagtttttgtatttatacttttctcacataaaaGAGTACACCTTAATAAacccttttaaattaattaatttaattctaacTTTGAGAGACAGACTTCCCTTGAGAATAATTTGCCtttttctcgctttttttagGGATAACACCTCTTGGCGTCCATAGATCTTCAGGGGTATGGGATTTCGAAAATGATCTAATTAACACTGGTAATTGTAGAGAGTATTATAAActtcatataatttaaattcgtTTCATATTTTCAGGGTGGCTCACCTCAAACAGTCGTGTTATAGAAAATCCTCAACCTGAAGCGTCTACATCCCAAGGGACTAAtggtaaaaatcaaaaaaacagtCACGTATCACACctaattcttttttaacttcAGATAATGGGTTGCAAATACTTCGTTATTGTGAAGAGGAGGGAGCTTACATGAACGatgattttaaagttttcttaaagAGAGAGCCGAATGAAGCTATTGAAGTTGACGATGAGTCAGAGAATAAAGCTGAGTTCGTCGGAGAAGTACATTACGAACCTGGAGAAGAACCGAATAGAGTTTTAGATAACATTAAATATGAGGCAGACGACACTGAGCATCAGTCAGGATATGAAATCAAAAAAGAGCCGGAAGATGACTTCCTAATGGAGTTGGTCAAAATTGAACAAGAGCTAGAGGATCCGGTCCCATTAGACCTTTTCAAAGTTAAAGTCGAGGTCAAGCAAGAGCCTGTTGATGAACCAAAAGTAATTATCAAAAACGAGCCGGAAAATGAAAACGAGCAACCAGAGACACCAGAATTCAAATTTGAGGATTTGGGAATTGATGTTGATAATGAGGAGGATCTTGACGAAGATCAGCAGAAAGAATATCAAGCTTATATAGGTAAGTATCTTgcaaataattgttttgcaattgatttatatattttttttccatagaaaTGTATGACCCTTCCAACTTGGATACCCCACGTCAagctgaagaagaagaagagcaAAGTGAGtatcaattatttaataaattttataaaaaacaattataaaacctttattgcttataattaatttaatttgtacaaCTTTTAACATACCAAGCATTAGACTGGAACATCTATTGTACCTTACATTTCTAAAAGTGGacataaataacaattttgtcTAAAGCAGAGAatcattagatttttaattacaatttacttaattgtatttaaaaatcatacgtcaaaattaatgaaacaatAAATACTAGTATTATCTTATACGCGGATGatactattttctttttttatggaaaaactTGGGAAGAAACTTATAAGAGAGGTGGGATAGATTTTACTAGGATGCACAGTTGACAGGAAATTACTTGCTTAGacttaacgttttaaaaaaattttttcttctacaTTGTCTGATAAACCCCTCAAGGACCATTTGAAGAATGTCAGCAATGTGActgcaaaaaatactttttcctAATACCATTAAATATCTCAGCAAGTCTTGCCAAAGCCTAATCTACTTCATACATACTTTATAGGAAATAAACATCTAAAATGGGACAAATACCTTAGTTACTCACAcaagaaaataagaaatctgttttataattcttaattgcatgaaatacttaaattaaaaatgttgctAATTTTATATGGATCCTTGttgaattcaataaataaatattgtattgtagCGTTTTAACTGTTTCTTAGGTATGAGTTAAAACAATCGAATATTatagtcaaataatttatttacacacttatactactaaacacgatcacttactACTACTTCAGATATTTATTTtcgctttatttatttacaactattcaaatctcgcgccaatattccgaactcaACTGTCAATTGGCCTCCTAGCGGCGACGCGGCTGATTACACATTCGGTTGACCATAATTCCAGAGAATTCGTGCCGCGTTTCTcgatgtttacaatatcgttacagtAATATCTAGCAAATTGTAATCTAAGAAAATTTCTTAGTGTAAGAAATTTATATGTCATATATTTAATATCAAGGAATCATAAACATTTAACCAGGTTCGCTCTTTAAGAAAATCTCGTAGTTCCATTTATCTCGACTCCTTCTTGCCAACTTATCACTTATTTTGGATCGTTACATTTCAATAAACATCCAAATAAGtccaaacaataaaaaaataatcaaagtgTTTTCCTTTGAAAAACCTCACTGATATTATATTCATTTATACACGTATCTTTTTCATTTAacaagaaaaatctaaaaaaattatatgaaaaatataaaataaaaatcaattgtaGTAGTATCTCCATCTCCACCAAGACGAAAAGATTAGGTccctttctttaaattttaaaataaatttgttactttttaGAAGTAGTGACTCCTCCTGTTGAAACTCCTGAGGAACCAAAAGTTCAGGAAGAAGTCGTGGGTCAGTCTGAAGAAACCAACTCTGGATTAGGATCACGCAAGCGTAAAAGAGGCAGAAAGCCAAGTAAGTTTATTCGTTAGAGAAGCTGTAGCAGCATCATAAACtgttaatacagggtgtttaaaaattatgggttgttcagtgcaatagAAGAATATATTTGAGTATAGAAagccatgtccggaaatgcgtcactacgccactacggccctaagacgcgtttaaatttagaaaaaatattaattacctaaataggatctgatgcatttatttttactttttgtatatgatacaataacaacaattttttgGTTGTATCAtaaacgttatcccgaacgacagcatcctggatacaaaaagtttattgcggttcatcggcggctcgctgagacaggcatttttaataccaagatgcatgatactgtaagaacggtcgaatttgaaggaGAGGTGCTTCAACGAGTTGCCGaggaaccatcaaatagcacacgtgacgtcgctaagaatatgaatacgagtaacgcttctgtctggcgggtactacacgagcaacaactccatccttatcacttccagaaagtttaaggtatgactgcagccgattatcatcctagagttcaattttgtcgatggcttctgtatcacatcattgcacaaccaaattttttacgatatgttttgtggaccgatgaagcctctttcacaagagacgccATGTTTGAGACAAAGAAAATCCttaggcattgttgatgattatttaattgggccataccttttaccggaacggttaacaggacctatttatctgcgtttcttagaggaagttctcccagaactctttaaaaatgttctaCTAAAcattagacagcaaatgtggtttcagcacgataaagcgccggctcactttgctgtacaattacgcgagtatttggctcagcggtttgggcatcGTTGGATTACttgagcagtttcttggcctcctaggtcacccgatttaacgtcgctcgattttttcttgtggggacatgtaaagtctttagtgtACGAAACTCCTACAATAGAATCAGAGCTAGGcttaacagcagcatttgaaatcattcaaaacgaggttggaggaagacattttgaacaattgttgatatggtatcatatacaaaaggtaaaaataaatgcatcagatcctatttaggtaattaatattttttctaaatttaaacgcgtcttagtgccgtagtggcgtagtgacgtatttccggacatgggttcctacaCTCAAATatattctactgttgcactga
This window harbors:
- the LOC126748735 gene encoding uncharacterized protein LOC126748735 isoform X1; amino-acid sequence: MPGRRRKSKDFTQCYFTPPDDEEGDASSGAEEQEETEKNEPSSIAETLEQSKERLRVLQAPWQTEIEAIAKRKRVIKELIRRHDKARKDFLSRFNRLYPEYRVDPRANHSITHLKYYKRQIRSLLGDQYYRNMHEPSSVWMDPLDMAMDLEPERRPRVDEPLYMDFFGRDQYGLYHPHYKGDVGVGIIYPVKLRGRPRASSPYAYDSSGSHQGPFRVPQAPARGRKRKKTEKEKNPLRNKPYKAYIHFPIESTGPEKVDDFWNRPSTSGTSNQHNIQHVHEMFCGHCHTVPSQSKESVSATDNRQDNGQPSATVTSQEALQQPDVNQVIPLELQEPVISWPPIQPFEGITPLGVHRSSGVWDFENDLINTGWLTSNSRVIENPQPEASTSQGTNDNGLQILRYCEEEGAYMNDDFKVFLKREPNEAIEVDDESENKAEFVGEVHYEPGEEPNRVLDNIKYEADDTEHQSGYEIKKEPEDDFLMELVKIEQELEDPVPLDLFKVKVEVKQEPVDEPKVIIKNEPENENEQPETPEFKFEDLGIDVDNEEDLDEDQQKEYQAYIEMYDPSNLDTPRQAEEEEEQKVVTPPVETPEEPKVQEEVVGQSEETNSGLGSRKRKRGRKPKREPTLLELECRPNTRSRAREIHAQALSNLFAKVRR
- the LOC126748735 gene encoding uncharacterized protein LOC126748735 isoform X2, whose protein sequence is MPGRRRKSKDFTQCYFTPPDDEEGDASSGAEEQEETEKNEPSSIAETLEQSKERLRVLQAPWQTEIEAIAKRKRVIKELIRRHDKARKDFLSRFNRLYPEYRVDPRANHSITHLKYYKRQIRSLLGDQYYRNMHEPSSVWMDPLDMAMDLEPERRPRVDEPLYMDFFGRDQYGLYHPHYKGDVGVGIIYPVKLRGRPRASSPYAYDSSGSHQGPFRVPQAPARGRKRKKTEKEKNPLRNKPYKAYIHFPIESTGPEKVDDFWNRPSTSGTSNQHNIQHVHEMFCGHCHTVPSQSKATDNRQDNGQPSATVTSQEALQQPDVNQVIPLELQEPVISWPPIQPFEGITPLGVHRSSGVWDFENDLINTGWLTSNSRVIENPQPEASTSQGTNDNGLQILRYCEEEGAYMNDDFKVFLKREPNEAIEVDDESENKAEFVGEVHYEPGEEPNRVLDNIKYEADDTEHQSGYEIKKEPEDDFLMELVKIEQELEDPVPLDLFKVKVEVKQEPVDEPKVIIKNEPENENEQPETPEFKFEDLGIDVDNEEDLDEDQQKEYQAYIEMYDPSNLDTPRQAEEEEEQKVVTPPVETPEEPKVQEEVVGQSEETNSGLGSRKRKRGRKPKREPTLLELECRPNTRSRAREIHAQALSNLFAKVRR
- the LOC126748735 gene encoding uncharacterized protein LOC126748735 isoform X4, encoding MPGRRRKSKDFTQCYFTPPDDEEGDASSGAEEQEETEKNEPSSIAETLEQSKERLRVLQAPWQTEIEAIAKRKRVIKELIRRHDKARKDFLSRFNRLYPEYRVDPRANHSITHLKYYKRQIRSLLGDQYYRNMHEPSSVWMDPLDMAMDLEPERRPRVDEPLYMDFFGRDQYGLYHPHYKGDVGVGIIYPVKLRGRPRASSPYAYDSSGSHQGPFREEKNPLRNKPYKAYIHFPIESTGPEKVDDFWNRPSTSGTSNQHNIQHVHEMFCGHCHTVPSQSKESVSATDNRQDNGQPSATVTSQEALQQPDVNQVIPLELQEPVISWPPIQPFEGITPLGVHRSSGVWDFENDLINTGWLTSNSRVIENPQPEASTSQGTNDNGLQILRYCEEEGAYMNDDFKVFLKREPNEAIEVDDESENKAEFVGEVHYEPGEEPNRVLDNIKYEADDTEHQSGYEIKKEPEDDFLMELVKIEQELEDPVPLDLFKVKVEVKQEPVDEPKVIIKNEPENENEQPETPEFKFEDLGIDVDNEEDLDEDQQKEYQAYIEMYDPSNLDTPRQAEEEEEQKVVTPPVETPEEPKVQEEVVGQSEETNSGLGSRKRKRGRKPKREPTLLELECRPNTRSRAREIHAQALSNLFAKVRR
- the LOC126748735 gene encoding uncharacterized protein LOC126748735 isoform X3, coding for MPGRRRKSKDFTQCYFTPPDDEEGDASSGAEEQEETEKNEQTLEQSKERLRVLQAPWQTEIEAIAKRKRVIKELIRRHDKARKDFLSRFNRLYPEYRVDPRANHSITHLKYYKRQIRSLLGDQYYRNMHEPSSVWMDPLDMAMDLEPERRPRVDEPLYMDFFGRDQYGLYHPHYKGDVGVGIIYPVKLRGRPRASSPYAYDSSGSHQGPFRVPQAPARGRKRKKTEKEKNPLRNKPYKAYIHFPIESTGPEKVDDFWNRPSTSGTSNQHNIQHVHEMFCGHCHTVPSQSKESVSATDNRQDNGQPSATVTSQEALQQPDVNQVIPLELQEPVISWPPIQPFEGITPLGVHRSSGVWDFENDLINTGWLTSNSRVIENPQPEASTSQGTNDNGLQILRYCEEEGAYMNDDFKVFLKREPNEAIEVDDESENKAEFVGEVHYEPGEEPNRVLDNIKYEADDTEHQSGYEIKKEPEDDFLMELVKIEQELEDPVPLDLFKVKVEVKQEPVDEPKVIIKNEPENENEQPETPEFKFEDLGIDVDNEEDLDEDQQKEYQAYIEMYDPSNLDTPRQAEEEEEQKVVTPPVETPEEPKVQEEVVGQSEETNSGLGSRKRKRGRKPKREPTLLELECRPNTRSRAREIHAQALSNLFAKVRR
- the LOC126748735 gene encoding uncharacterized protein LOC126748735 isoform X5; the protein is MPGRRRKSKDFTQCYFTPPDDEEGDASSGAEEQEETEKNERDQYYRNMHEPSSVWMDPLDMAMDLEPERRPRVDEPLYMDFFGRDQYGLYHPHYKGDVGVGIIYPVKLRGRPRASSPYAYDSSGSHQGPFRVPQAPARGRKRKKTEKEKNPLRNKPYKAYIHFPIESTGPEKVDDFWNRPSTSGTSNQHNIQHVHEMFCGHCHTVPSQSKESVSATDNRQDNGQPSATVTSQEALQQPDVNQVIPLELQEPVISWPPIQPFEGITPLGVHRSSGVWDFENDLINTGWLTSNSRVIENPQPEASTSQGTNDNGLQILRYCEEEGAYMNDDFKVFLKREPNEAIEVDDESENKAEFVGEVHYEPGEEPNRVLDNIKYEADDTEHQSGYEIKKEPEDDFLMELVKIEQELEDPVPLDLFKVKVEVKQEPVDEPKVIIKNEPENENEQPETPEFKFEDLGIDVDNEEDLDEDQQKEYQAYIEMYDPSNLDTPRQAEEEEEQKVVTPPVETPEEPKVQEEVVGQSEETNSGLGSRKRKRGRKPKREPTLLELECRPNTRSRAREIHAQALSNLFAKVRR
- the LOC126748735 gene encoding uncharacterized protein LOC126748735 isoform X6, which produces MPGRRRKSKDFTQCYFTPPDDEEGDASSGAEEQEETEKNERRDQYGLYHPHYKGDVGVGIIYPVKLRGRPRASSPYAYDSSGSHQGPFRVPQAPARGRKRKKTEKEKNPLRNKPYKAYIHFPIESTGPEKVDDFWNRPSTSGTSNQHNIQHVHEMFCGHCHTVPSQSKESVSATDNRQDNGQPSATVTSQEALQQPDVNQVIPLELQEPVISWPPIQPFEGITPLGVHRSSGVWDFENDLINTGWLTSNSRVIENPQPEASTSQGTNDNGLQILRYCEEEGAYMNDDFKVFLKREPNEAIEVDDESENKAEFVGEVHYEPGEEPNRVLDNIKYEADDTEHQSGYEIKKEPEDDFLMELVKIEQELEDPVPLDLFKVKVEVKQEPVDEPKVIIKNEPENENEQPETPEFKFEDLGIDVDNEEDLDEDQQKEYQAYIEMYDPSNLDTPRQAEEEEEQKVVTPPVETPEEPKVQEEVVGQSEETNSGLGSRKRKRGRKPKREPTLLELECRPNTRSRAREIHAQALSNLFAKVRR